From the Oncorhynchus nerka isolate Pitt River linkage group LG20, Oner_Uvic_2.0, whole genome shotgun sequence genome, one window contains:
- the LOC115102910 gene encoding angiopoietin-related protein 1-like, whose protein sequence is MGPRAWCLFVLLGLSVWGSSEGLRSPILTRRRRYLEDKGEPPKKCSYTFLVPEQKITGPICTSRGLHTDKDRVTRLDVAAVRDLLSKQRREMDTLKLVVNIDGNMVNEMKLLRKESRNMNSRVTQLYMQLLHEIIRKRDNSLELAQLEGRILNATAESLRLAARYRDLEVRYAALSAVVNSQSVLVGALEERCLQVYGRRQEQSPQGPPLVQVVPENIPVSIPRFTNEIQRDHGRAFPRDRGSQAGPAPTGSTLELQKAPQGNFSAEGPFRDCLQAQEAGHGTSGMYLLKPGEAERPMQVWCEQGLDNGGWTVIQNRRDGSVNFFRNWDAYKNGFGNIDGEYWLGLLGIYNLGKQGDYRLLVELEDWVGKKVYADYSSFHLEHENEGYRLRLGTYQGNAGDSLSSHNGKQFTTLDRDKDAFSGNCAHFLKGGWWYNSCGQANLNGVWYTGGVYRSKFQDGIFWADYGGGFYSMKGVRMMIRPID, encoded by the exons ATGGGGCCCAGAGCTTGGTGCCTGTTTGTCCTGCTTGGGCTGTCCGTCTGGGGCAGCAGTGAGGGCCTCAGATCCCCCATCCTGACCCGGAGACGGAGGTACCTGGAGGACAAAGGAGAACCACCCAAAAAGTGCTCGTATACCTTCCTGGTCCCTGAGCAGAAGATCACAGGGCCAATCTGCACCAGCCGGGGCCTACACACGGACAAGGACCGCGTGACCCGCCTGGACGTAGCGGCGGTGAGGGACCTGCTTTCCAAACAGAGACGGGAGATGGATACCCTGAAGCTGGTGGTGAACATTGATGGGAACATGGTGAACGAGATGAAGTTGCTGAGGAAGGAGAGCAGGAACATGAACTCCAGGGTGACCCAGCTCTACATGCAGCTTCTGCACGAGATCATCAGGAAGAGAGACAACTCTCTGGAGCTGGCTCAGCTGGAGGGACGCATTCTGAACGCCACAGCAGAGTCCCTACGCCTGGCCGCCCGCTACCGTGACCTAGAGGTCCGATACGCTGCGCTCTCCGCCGTGGTCAACAGCCAGTCAGTTCTGGTTGGTGCCCTGGAAGAGCGCTGTCTGCAGGTGTACGGCCGGCGGCAGGAGCAGTCTCCTCAGGGCCCACCACTGGTGCAGGTGGTGCCAGAGAACATACCGGTTAGCATCCCGAGATTTACCAACGAGATCCAGAGGGACCACGGCCGGGCATTTCCCAGAGACAGGGGCTCCCAAGCAGGGCCAGCACCCACAGGAAGCACCCTGGAGCTCCAGAAGGCTCCGCAGGGCAACTTCAGTGCAGAGG GTCCTTTCAGGGACTGTCTCCAGGCCCAGGAGGCTGGCCATGGCACCAGCGGTATGTACCTGCTGAAACCTGGCGAAGCGGAGAGGCCCATGCAGGTGTGGTGTGAGCAGGGCCTGGACAACGGAGGCTGGACCGTCATCCAGAACAGGAGGGATGGCTCTGTCAACTTCTTCAGGAACTGGGACGCCTACAAG AATGGATTCGGCAACATAGATGGGGAGTACTGGCTGGGGCTGCTGGGGATCTACAATTTAGGGAAGCAGGGAGACTACAGACTTCTAGTGGAGCTGGAGGACTGGGTGGGGAAGAAGGTATATGCTGATTACAGCAGCTTCCACCTGGAGCATGAGAACGAGGGCTACCGCCTGAGGTTGGGCACCTACCAGGGAAACGCTGGCGACTCACTCAGCAGCCACAACGGCAAGCAGTTCaccacactggacagagacaagGATGCCTTCTCAG GTAACTGTGCACACTTCCTTAAGGGAGGCTGGTGGTACAACTCCTGTGGCCAGGCCAATCTGAATGGTGTTTGGTACACTGGCGGCGTCTACCGCAGCAAGTTCCAGGACGGAATTTTCTGGGCAGACTACGGCGGAGGATTCTACTCTATGAAGGGAGTCCGCATGATGATTAGACCTATAGACTga